Below is a window of Ahaetulla prasina isolate Xishuangbanna chromosome 1, ASM2864084v1, whole genome shotgun sequence DNA.
tcatgaaaacctttgaaaggctagtgctttcctacctgaaaaccatcatgaatccgcttttagaccccttgcaatttgcataccgagcaaatagatcaacagatgatgctgttaatatggctctgcactacatcctacaacatcttgagtctccaaagacctatgcaagggtcatttttgtagactttagttcagcattcaataccatcattccagacattcttctaactaagctaaaccagctacaggtaccggaacagacttgtaagtggatcacaagcttcctaacaaacaggaagcagcaggtgaagctaagcaagatcacatcaaatacctgtacaattagcacagggcccccccaaggctgtgtgctctccccacttctcttctctctgtataccaatgactgcatctccaatgatccatttgttaagctactgaagttcgcagatgacacaacagtgattggtctcattcgagacaatgacgaatccgcatatagacgagaggtcgaacgactagccttgtggtgcaaccaaaacaatctggaactgaacacactcaaaaccgtagaaatggtggtagactttaggaaaaacccttccatacttccacctctcacaatacttgacaacacagtatcaacagtagaaaccttcaaatttctgggttctatcatatcgcaagatctcaaatggacagctaacatcaaaacatcattaaaaaggacaacaaagaatgttctttctgcgccaactcagtaagctcaaactgcccaaggagctgctgatccaattctacagaggaattattgagtctgtcatttgcacctctataactgtctggttcggttctgcaacccaacaagaaaacacagacttcagaggataattagaactgcagaaaaataattgctaccaacttgccttccattgaggacctgtatactgcacgaatcaagaagagagccgtgaaaatatttgcagatccctcgcatcctggacataaactgtttcaactcctaccctcaaaacgacgctatagagcactgcacaccagaacaactagacacaagaacagttttttcccgaaggccatcactctgctaaacaaataattccctcaacactgtcagactatttactgaatctgcactactattaatcgtttcatagttcccatcaccaatctctttccacttatgactgtatgactataacttgttgctggcaatccttatgatttatattgatatattgatcatcaattgtgttgtaaatgttgtaccttgatgaacgtatcttttcttttatgtacactgagagcatatgcaccaagacaaattccttgtgtgtccaatcacacttggccaataaaattctattctattctattctaaataggcagggcgacagtatacagccttgccagactcctttcccaattttgaaccaatcagtggttccgtgtccagttctcactgttgcttcttgacctgcatataggtttctcaagacacAAATAAGAtgttctggtactcccatctctttaagaacttgccacaattttttttatttagaattttttattttttatttatcttttttattggATATTAGCAAAACATTTATTATGTAATTGTGCTTAGGCCATATAAAAATAGTAAGGTTCAGctacttgtacaggtagtcctcgacttagaaccattCAGTGACTGATCAAAGTTTTAACAGCGCTGAAAACTGACTTACAACCTGTCCCCATACTTtcaaccatggcagcatccccaatCACGTGTTACAAATTCAGGtggttggcaactggcatgtatttacgatagtttcagtgtcctgggttcgtgtgatcactatttgcaatcttcccagctggcttctgagaagCAGTCAGTGGGGGGAAACTGGATTCGCTTAAAGACTGTATGATTAACACAACtatggtgattcatttaactgtggcaaaaaaggtcaaaatcaggcgcaactcacttaacaattgccttgtttagaaatggaaattctggtcccaactatggttgtaaattgaggactacctctaataaATTAGGAATTAAATGTGGAGCCATTGGAGAGCCTTCCAATCTTCTGACTCAAACTGGCCTACATGGTTCATGCACAGTTCATATACCCTTTCATAAGAAATTGCTGTCTGAAATTATTGGAATGCAATTCCAAAAATCAATTGTGTTTAATTCTTAAAAATGGATCTAGTGGCAAATTATTTCTGCAAGGTGGGAAGGTctgtccattttctttctttgatgTTGCTTGGAGCCAGGCCAGAAGAGGACATTTCAACTTTTCTCATGAGAGGAAAggcaaaaattttttttactggttgATTTATTTATAGCCAGAGACCACATAAAACCACGCTGCAAACTCAAAATTAAGAAGAATCAAAAAGGTACAGCAAGCTGTAGGGAAAAACGTGGAGTGAAATAAGGTAAAATGAAACAGGTCATATGATACCAATATTTGTAGATAGATTTTTCAGTCTACTGGAGCTATTCCTTCCTCTTTGGAAAAACTCACCTGACGGGGAATTGTCTCACCTGACTCCATTTTTAGTGCTTGAATTAGGCTTGGGGTCTGAGAGAAGTAGGGCCCATTGGATGAGTTGTTCCTCCACATTGGGACTGTTTATCAATTTTATATTTGGTGTCTTTTTTATTAAGTGGTTTTACTGGATTTATTACAGTATTGTTCTTTAGTGATAGATGCTGCTCTTTCTGAATGGCTGGAGCAGCATCTCGGGTTATGGagatgtttgtttttgttttgttttgacatTTACAATAAACCTACAGTACTTTGAAGCTTAGTCTATGTTTTAAAAGACTGGTTCTTACTCTGAAATGGCAGAAAAATATCTCCCCATTTTCAGAGGTCACTCTGAAGCCACTAAAGAAAGTTCAAAGACTGCATACAATTGTGAGGCTTCAGGTTACCTCAGAActaaaatataatgaaatgttTCATGTACGCAAAACCTCAGAACTTCTGAAAGGAGAaacaattcccctcccccctcagaACTGTATACCTGCATACAACATATTTGTGAGACAGACTGGCCAAAGCAATAGTGACTACTCCAAGGCCACTCAGTGATTTTCACAGCATAAAGTGGATATTTATCCATTCCTAGTCCAACATCTTAAATACTACATCAGACTAGAGGCAGGATCTATCTTCAATTGTGGTTTACACTGTCTTTAAAATGCCATACTTGGGGAATCAAAGCACTCAGTTAATCACTTTTCTCTGGATTATGCTTCCCCCATCCCCTAACACAGAAACTGGTAATTACAGAAACACTGTAGAATGCCAAAATAACCAAGGGGCACAGCTAAACACATGATGAAATGCATTTATCTTGCATGCCTGTAATGTAATCTGAAATGCTTTTATATTTAGAAACTTGGATCCTAACTTGAGTCGTTTTTAAGAGGGATTTCCTGCTTAAtcttttacaacaatcctttaaACTCTCAAACATTTTTATACTAGCATGAGATTTCATAAAGTGGGATACAGCATAATTAATGATGATTTTCAGCACATAGTAACAAAACATTTAAATGATCAATGTTACTTGGTTCATAGCATAATgtaccatttttgtgaaaaacggggtgcAGAGTTTGGAAGGCCTGCaggctgggggagggcaaaaatgcagtttttgcaaaaaatggggcggagggtttgggaggcctgcagagtgctcctgggagctgggggagggcaaaaacatttgTCTTTTTGAAAAGGGGCAACAAACagggtgcgcagagggtttgggaggtctACAGTGTTCCTGTGGGCGGGCAAAAATGCAGCTCTTGCAAAAAACagggtgcgcagagggtttgggaggtctACAGTGTTCCTGTGGGCGGGCAAAAATGCAGCTCTTGCAAAAAACagggtgcgcagagggtttggaaggcctgcagagtgcttctgggggctgggcaccattttttaaaaaaaaacaggtgaAAAATGTGGCAcacagggtttgggaggcctgcagagtgatcttggggactggggagggcaaaaactccagTTTTTGTgataaatgggcctgttttttgcaaaaatgggatgatCAGGGCAGGGCTTCAGgctgccaaaaatggctgtatttggtgtataagacgcaccaacatttccactctctttggggggggggagagtgcatcttatattccaaaaaatgtgGTATATGCACAAGACAGCAAAAACATCAGCAAATCATTTTAATCGTTTAATAGATTAAAGCAAATTCTGTAACATATCAAACATTACTGTTTTGCCTTAGTTAACAAAAATCCCAAGAAATATGAACTTTCttaaacttaaaaattatttatcaagGAAATGGATTGGACTGGAAGAATACATTACGCAATACCACAAGGTAAAACAAAACTGCTCTATGACCAGATTTTATGCAAAAGGCCAAGCATAAATAGGAAGGTTCATTATTTCAGTACAAGTGATTTCTGACATGTATTTTTTCCCTCGGCACACCATAAATCACCACAGAACAAATGCCAATTCTGCCATCATGTGATAGACTCCACACTGAAATGTTGGAAGTCAAAATGGGAATCCAATGTCATATTCCATACTGACTGCATCATAGTAACTTAGGTATAAAGTGTAGCATGTTCACATTATTTAGCCTTTTGATTTAAATAACAAAAGCAGAGCAATTATTGGGAAGGTGTGAGATAACAAGATGTTACTATACAATTCTTGCTCTTACCAGTCAGGAAAATATTTATTACAAAGACCAGTACAATTAAAAATGCTCAGAGTATCTAGTTAAAAATTCtggaataaaataacaaataaaacgtatattgaaataataatttGACAGCCTATCAGTTACATACAAACAAGAGCATAATAATGTAATATTAGTCCTTAAATTGTGAAAGCCTATAGTTATTCAGTACTAAACAGGgtaatataaaaaaaattggtgTATTAATTGAATAAAATAGTTATAATGGATTATTCCATCAGGTTCCAGCCAATTTTAGTGCTCCTGTGCAGAATCTAGCTACTTGTGCTGAGACTACAATCTGTTGGATCTTTAAACAACCACTGAAGATAAATGGTGTCGGAACAGTTAGGTTACTTATTATCCGGAAAATAAATTTTGCTCAGACGTCTATATAAAAAGAACAGCAAAGAAGGATGTTGCCACTGCTCCATAATCACAGGGACAAAGCTTTTCAGCCAGTGGTACCCCTTTATATTTGCTGTCCAGGATGGCTAAGGGAAGTCTATGGCATCATGCAAGTGAAAACATTTTCTGATGATTCACTATCTCTAACTGGCTAAGATAACGGGCCAGAGTGACTTGCTCTTATCAAAGGTTTGATCAAATCTTTTGTTACTATTTTTTAGGACCAATATGCCTAGCAGATTCTTCAAACGAAACAAGAGAACAATTTTTCGCTTGATtataaacaatacattttttttaattttttttaaatttttttttacatttatatcccgcccttctccgaagactcagggcggcttacagtgtgtaaggcaatagtctcattctatttgtatatttacaaagtcaacattcaTATTATTACCCTCTTACTACCTAAGTACTATATGTTGTGAACTAGCTAATTTttctaaattgtttttttaaatcttaatcCTGAAAATATCTATTATAAAAGTTTCTCTCTGTGTCAAAAATGTCTCTGGCCAAAAAGCCAGTTCTTTATAAAAACACCAGCATTCTTTATAGTACTGGCATTGAATCCTTTACTTACCAATTTACATCCTTTACTTACCAATACAGCTAGTAAGTAAACACTTCATTTAGTCGCTTTATACTTGGATATGTACTTATCTGCATACAGGGCATGGCAAGGTTAATGTATCAAGAGTATTAGTGAATTAATCCCATGTTTTCTGGAAGTTGACTCAATTAAattggggactttaacctgcatcATTAATCACTAGCAGACACAAATGCATGTCTACTATTGGCTACCCATTATGCTATGTCATTTTTACACCtgctataaaaaagaaaaatgactgaATTTTCCTTAAAGTTACTGAATATATATGATACAGGGTTTTTCCactacttttaaaaaacattttaaagtgttAAATACTGCTAGCGTATATTTTGGGAATGCATGCCTTTgttcatacattttttttaaaaagtatctgcAACATACCATTCCATAGATAGGATTCAATCTCTCCCACCCAACATATTGTACAAATTAACAATAggtggaattacctgaaaataGTGCAAACTGAAGACACGACGATTATGACAAAGTGCTAACAAAAACACTAGGTTTGGATTTAAAATTTACAAAGCAAAACTTAAAATTAATATTACGACCACAGATTAGAATAACATTATAGGAAAAACAACTCTGTTAAGATTAACATGTAATTGGGCATTGCAATTGAAGTATTTTTTAAATCATGTTCTGAAATGTTGTTTTTGTGAAAACCTTGTTTTTTAAAGTATGTATTTTACTGAACAATTTTTTCTTCACTGATAGCTATAACTCTCTTAAATTCTGAAATGCAAACAAAAATTGGTTTGCTTAAGTATTATTGTCTTAAGTAGTCTATAATCAACTATAGTTTACTTGTTTTCTAGTGGCctttagttatttttttattattagtctgaaagaaaaattaagaaaaatgacAAATTGGAGAATTACTTTAGGCACACTGCATCATTTCCTATGCTCAATGAGAACAGATTTTTATATGAACAGGAAACCTTTACATCATATGAAAACTGCCCTTAAATTTCAGGGGAGCTAATCACAGAATGTGGAAGATTTGGAGACAGCTAAaactaagggggaaaaaaccaaaaacaaccaTCTGCACAGAGCTGCAAAGTCTGACTTATACATTAATCTGAAAAATATCTGTGCATCCTAAGCAAAGCCtacacttgtaaaaaaaaaagtcaaaattcctttaaaatgttttcttattaaacgttaaaaaacattttcattctcATTTTACTATTACTATTGATTGCTACATTGTGTATCCTGGAAGCTTGTTTATTACTAATTCACTGATATGTTTACACTGATTTGTATTATTCATCTTTCCGAAGCTATCCTCTTTTTCGTTGCCAGGTGCTTTGCTTTCTTCTAGACCACTGAATTCAAGGTCAGACATACTAGAGGGCAAGTAAGAACTAACTTGAGATGTCCTTGCAGAATGGCTGTTTTCTAGAGATGACTGGCTTTTTACTATGTTACACATTTTATCAGGCTGTATTTGTTTGTCCTCAGAAGTCTGTGTAACTTTTTCCTTTTCATGAATTGCAAGTTGGTCTCTTAAAGTTCTTACAAGGGAATCATCATCAAATTTGTTCAATCCAATGCCTAATTTGTTTTTGTTAGATTTTAAGTCATATGTCTTTTTCAGAGTCTGAACAGGAGATATAGCTGAAACCTTCGGAAGAAGAGGTGAAATACATTTAGCAAGACGACTTCTGGAATTTTTAGAGCTGGAGTCAATGATTGACTGACTGTGATCTGAGTTTATAGATAAAGGTTCAGGACTATTCTCTCGAGCTTCAAAGCTTGCACCACAACTGTCAATACTGGTAAAATCTTCTGAATAGGCTGCATTTTCAGAAGTAACTACTAAACCATCGGAATTCTGATGTGCATGACTCTTTTCCAAGTTGTTGGTGTGCctatctttatatatatttggAATATTACAATCACGTTGCAAACATTTTTCTATTTCAGCCTCTACTGGGTTTTCAAGGGCTTCAGTGTCCTGTAAAAAGACTCTTGGCAGATGGACTTCCAAGCTCTTTTCTTTATAATTAGAATCAACACTTTCAGACAAGTACTTCCCTTTGGCATTGTCTTTATTCTTCACACAATTGGCTCCAATTTTTTTGGTAATGCGAGAGCTTATTTTCTTTGTGGTCATAGAGCTATTTCGGCCAACACTGCTTTGTATTAAAGTCTCAACGTTTTCATTAATTTGAGCATTTTGATCAGAGATGCTTTTTTCATCATATTGCCCAGAAGACTTTGGACGATAGTCAAGGGAGCCcttgaatattttttctttagtCAAAGagcttttaccttttttttcaaatgatatGTCGCCAAGTTTTTTTCTATGATGTTCTCTCTTTTCATGAACCTTCAACATACCTGGACTGGATCGCTGAACACGTAGCTTTAATGTGTTCGACAGCCCACTAGAGAATTTCCTTCTAGTGGGAGAATTTTCTTTGGTATTAAGTTTTTCAGGGCTCACAGGTCTTTCAGTGTATACTGGTTTTGTAAAAGTTTTGCCAGGACAGATAGGAGACATGCCTTTTAAATTATCTGGgcgatttctttttaatttagggCTAGGTGATCTTCCTCTTTCTTTGCGATGTGGGGTGTTCTTTTTATCATCCCAGCAGGCACACAGATTCTTACCATTACAGGGTAAGATTTTTGTACCTTCTTCTGCATTTTGATATAGCCATGCCAACTGAGGATGCACAGTAGAGGGTCCTGGTGGTAGGGGCTGGCTATTTAGCAAGGAGATTTCTACCAGCAAAGCATTCAGGAGAGGCAACTGACTTAAAGTCTGCCTGAGTTGTTCCGAAGTACTCCCTGTTGGTGTGCTGGCGAGTAAGGGTGACAGAGCCTTCTCAGCGTTAACTACAGGCTCCTCCTTAACAAAAGGTAAAGAAGTTCCTTCTTTGGGAAGTGAATCTTGAGCCGCCATGATGATCACTCTCGTTGCAGCTTTGGGGCTGGGGAAGCAACTCTCCGTTTGATGACTGTAATACATTGGTGGGGGGTAAAAGGCATCGCTGTCCAGCTCTCCTGCGATTTCTTCTCCGCTTGAGCTACCGGAAAAGGGCTCGGGCTCTGTATCAGGGCTGCTTAAGGACCCCCGGCTGCCACCACCTGGGGCAgggtcctgctcctcctcctccccttccgagATGAAGTCCAGACTGAGGCTCCGTGCCACCGCTCTCCCCCGCGGACAGTCTCCAGCGAGGGCTTCGTCCACCGCCGCCCCTTGATCGAAGTGATCAAGGCTCGAGGAGCCCAGGTTGTTGAGGCGGTAGCTCAGCGCCAGCTCGCCCACCGACTCTCCCAGCAGGTCGCGAACCGGGAAGTGGCCCCTTCCAGTCGCCGGCCCGGAGCCAGGCAACAACTCCTCGGCGGCGGCCGCCAAAGAGATGCTGGACGAGCCGAGCAGGCGGGCGGGACCCTGGTTGGGAGGCAGCGCCAGCAGCAGCGCGTGGAGCGGAGAGCGCCGCAAGAGGCCCATCAGAGCGTCCGGCCGCAGCCTGAAGAGGCACGACTTGCCCCGCCCGAAGGGCACCACCGGCCACGACGCGGCCTGCGGGGCGTGGACCAGGAGGGTCGGGAAATCCAGCAGCCGGAGAGCCACGGACGGCAGGAAGGGCCCACTGTCCGGGAGCAGCGACGGCAGCAGCTGCGGTTGCACGCGCGCCGACTCCACCAGCAGCTCCAAGGAGAACAGATGCTCCCTGCGGCCATCGCCTCCCTCCATGCCAGCCCGGCGGGAAGGCGCCCCAGGTGGCCTCTCCAAGGCAGGAAGGCCGCGGTTCTCGCGAGACTTTGAAGGGCAAACCGCGCGACAGCCGGGCCACGGCCTCCCCCGTGTATAATGATCGCTATGGAAGCGGCGGCCCTCCGTTGTCTAGCGACCGTTTTGCCGTCGCTGCGCTTCAGcgcgtggggggaggggaagggagtccGCAAAGACCTCTGGGAATGTGAGCTCCTCGTGCGGGAGCGGGAGCCGGAGCCGAGCACTCCGAGTGCCTGGGAAGggatgctagagcaggggtctccaaccttggcaactttaagacttgtggacttcaactcccagaattccccagccagcaaagctgcctggggaattctgggacttgaagtccacaagtcttaaagttgccaaggttggagacccctgtgctagagaaCGCTTCCGAAAGGCGAACGTTGCCTTCATGCTgaagccccaaaggtgctttttttaagaggcaactgcactttctggtttttctctgaagacgtttcgcttctcatccacaaagcttcttcaactcgtcttgggtgagaagcggaccgtcttcaaggaaaaccagaaagtccagttgcctctttaaaaaaaacaacttttggaCAGCCGtgaccaggatgactgagaatctccataggcttcAGGCTGAaggtctagaccagtggttcccaaccagtgtgccgcggcactaaggggtgccgtgagatcttttgagggtgccgggaacttttgagctacggagattttaaatatctatttccttataagggtgccgggaacttttgaaaggctttccaagggtgcctcaaacaagaaaaggttgtgcctcaaacaagaaaaggttgggaaccactggtctagactgAGGAGACACGGACTACGAGTTGAACACTTTGACCGCAGTTAATACTGTGCTGCCCTGTCTGGATGATGGTGTCTGGAGCGCTAATGATTCGTGAAAGCTGAATGTGCTGATAACTTCTTAAAGTTCTAGAAGCCaagaatacttttaaaaaaaatatttttattagattatagaataaaatacaaaaacatgaaAGCAAATAATAGGACACAGTGGGGAAGAAAAGTGGGGTgggaagcattgacttccgactctcttgaagtagaataaagcattaacatcaacCTCAACATTCTACTTTTccaaaactagccatttctataaaacaAATcagtctaatcagtaaaacccaaaaccaaagttttatttttttcccacctcaagcacaaaatccagaagtggtcTCCATATAACAACAAAAGTAGTTAAATTATTATTAAGTATATAATTTAAGTAGTTAAATTATTAAgtagttttattttggctgtgaaccgccctgagtccttcgggagaagggcgatataaaaattcaataaatctaaatctaaatctaaattcttttctttaatcaaaacagtcaatttagccatctctgccagcTCCGTCAACTTCTGTAACCATCCATGGTGGGAATcaaaatgtccttccatttttgaccATACTGTAGTCTTGCTGCCCAGAGTCCAAGAATACTGAACTAGGCaagatgataaaataaaatgccttttttaaaaaaagtaggtgGGTAGGTTAACACACCAGTTTTAATGTTGAAACATTCGGGATCTGTAAACGTAGAGCCCTTTGCGTGGGAAAGAGGTTCAGTTGTATTAAGGAACCTCTCCATTTTTGCTGCAGAATAGAATCCAGTGGTTCAAGTTCAATTTGTAATATTTTGTATACTGAGGGATAATTAAAAGGgttcttttcacatttttatgCTTCAAAACTTACTCATTTTCTGTGTGCAGAACACTCCACATTGAGAAGAAATAGAAATCTAGATGAAGAtgaatgtatttgtatttataacTTTTGCTTTCCCCCTGATAATGTAATATGTGTATGCATGgaagtctttattttattttatttacttttatttttattttattcattttatcctCACAGTAACCCCATAGAATAGATTAGGTTGCAAGATACTGATTAGCTTAAAGTCACCCACTTGATTAATGGGTTTTTGTCACTCATTATGGTACTGTAATCATAATATTCTTCTAAACGATGTGCACAATCCATGCACATTTAAATTCTTTAATTTGGAGAATTAAAAATTGAACATGTGATCATTGCTCTCCGgttaagataaataataaaatgaatacttAACTTTCCTTAATTGTATCCCGTATTTGTGCTTTTTCTATGCAGACTTGCTTGAATCAACGACtgttagttgataattatatgtTTTCATTGGTATACCTTTACACATATATGTGAATGGTGCTGAAAATAGATGAGGGTATAGGAGTGGCTACATTTTTTTCCTGGACACTGGACACTGGACACACTATAGAAATGATATAGAGAAATTGGAGTAGATTCAGAGAATGGCAAAGAAGATTATGGGGGATTAGTAATTAAGTCCTAAGAATGTGAAAGAATGTGGCTATAGTTTGCATTGAGAAAACATTACTGAAGTGAGATATGAAAGCACTTTTCAAATACATGGAAAGATGTcacataaaacaggggtctccaaccttggccactttaagcctggaggacttcaactccc
It encodes the following:
- the MAP10 gene encoding microtubule-associated protein 10; translation: MEGGDGRREHLFSLELLVESARVQPQLLPSLLPDSGPFLPSVALRLLDFPTLLVHAPQAASWPVVPFGRGKSCLFRLRPDALMGLLRRSPLHALLLALPPNQGPARLLGSSSISLAAAAEELLPGSGPATGRGHFPVRDLLGESVGELALSYRLNNLGSSSLDHFDQGAAVDEALAGDCPRGRAVARSLSLDFISEGEEEEQDPAPGGGSRGSLSSPDTEPEPFSGSSSGEEIAGELDSDAFYPPPMYYSHQTESCFPSPKAATRVIIMAAQDSLPKEGTSLPFVKEEPVVNAEKALSPLLASTPTGSTSEQLRQTLSQLPLLNALLVEISLLNSQPLPPGPSTVHPQLAWLYQNAEEGTKILPCNGKNLCACWDDKKNTPHRKERGRSPSPKLKRNRPDNLKGMSPICPGKTFTKPVYTERPVSPEKLNTKENSPTRRKFSSGLSNTLKLRVQRSSPGMLKVHEKREHHRKKLGDISFEKKGKSSLTKEKIFKGSLDYRPKSSGQYDEKSISDQNAQINENVETLIQSSVGRNSSMTTKKISSRITKKIGANCVKNKDNAKGKYLSESVDSNYKEKSLEVHLPRVFLQDTEALENPVEAEIEKCLQRDCNIPNIYKDRHTNNLEKSHAHQNSDGLVVTSENAAYSEDFTSIDSCGASFEARENSPEPLSINSDHSQSIIDSSSKNSRSRLAKCISPLLPKVSAISPVQTLKKTYDLKSNKNKLGIGLNKFDDDSLVRTLRDQLAIHEKEKVTQTSEDKQIQPDKMCNIVKSQSSLENSHSARTSQVSSYLPSSMSDLEFSGLEESKAPGNEKEDSFGKMNNTNQCKHISELVINKLPGYTM